A genomic window from Enoplosus armatus isolate fEnoArm2 chromosome 18, fEnoArm2.hap1, whole genome shotgun sequence includes:
- the trappc13 gene encoding trafficking protein particle complex subunit 13 isoform X2: MDVNQAKQEHLLALKVMRLTKPTLFTNLPVTCEDRDLPGDLFGQLMREDPSTIKGAEALMLGEMLTLPQNFGNIFLGETFSSYISVHNDSNQVVKDILVKADLQTSSQRLNLSASNSAVAELKPERCIDDVIHHEVKEIGTHILVCAVSYTTQYGEKLYFRKFFKFQVLKPLDVKTKFYNAETDEVFLEAQIQNITTSPMFMEKVSLEPSMMYNVTELNTVALGDEGESTFGKMSYLQPMDTRQYLYCLKPKPEYAEKAGVIKGVTVIGKLDIVWKTNLGERGRLQTSQLQRMAPGYGDIRLSLEMIPDTVNLEEPFDIICKITNCSERTMDLELEMCNTRSIHWCGVSGRQLGKLSPGAFLSLPLILLSSVQGLQSISGLRLTDTFLKRTYEYDDIAQVCVVCPFTSNEC; the protein is encoded by the exons atgGATGTAAATCAGGCGAAACAGGAACACCTACTTGCATTAAAAG TGATGCGTTTAACTAAACCGACACTCTTCACAAACCTGCCAGTGACATGTGAAGATCGAGATCTGCCAG GGGATTTGTTTGGTCAGCTCATGAGGGAGGACCCCTCCACCATCAAAGGTGCAGAGGCTTTAATGCTGGGAGAGATGCTCACATTACCACAGAACTTTGG AAATATTTTCCTTGGTGAGACCTTCTCCAGTTACATAAGTGTGCACAACGACAGCAACCAAGTTGTGAAGGACATTCTTGTGAAg GCCGATCTACAGACCAGCTCACAGAGGCTCAACCTCTCGGCGTCAAACTCTGCAGTAGCAGAACTCAAACCCGAACGCTGCATTGACGATGTTATCCACCACGAAGTCAAGGAAATAGGAACACACAT CTTAGTTTGCGCCGTCAGTTACACCACTCAGTATGGGGAGAAGCTCTATTTTCGGAAGTTCTTCAAATTCCAG GTTTTGAAGCCGCTGGATGTGAAGACAAAGTTCTACAATGCAGAG ACAGATGAAGTGTTCCTGGAGGCCCAGATCCAGAACATCACCACCTCACCGATGTTCATGGAGAAGGTCTCTCTAGAGCCGTCCATGATGTACAACGTCACGGAGCTCAACACGGTCGCATTGGGAGATGAGGG AGAGTCCACATTTGGGAAAATGTCCTACCTGCAGCCCATGGACACGCGGCAGTACCTGTACTGCCTGAAGCCAAAGCCGGAGTATGCGGAGAAGGCCGGCGTCATCAAGGGTGTGACGGTGATAGGCAAGCTCGACATCGTGTGGAAGACCAATCtcggggagagagggaggcttCAGACCAGTCAGCTGCAGAGAATG GCTCCAGGGTACGGAGACATCAGGCTGTCTTTGGAGATGATTCCTGACACCGTCAACCTTGAAGAGCCCTTTGACATTATCTGTAAAATCACCAACTGCAG TGAAAGAACCATGGACCTGGAGCTGGAGATGTGTAACACCAGGTCGATCCACTGGTGTGGTGTATCGGGGCGACAGCTGGGGAAACTTAGTCCCGgtgccttcctctctctgcccctcatACTCCTCTCATCCGTCCAGGGTCTGCAG AGTATTTCCGGATTGagactcacagacacatttctgaAGAGGACGTACGAATACGACGACATCGCGCAAGTGTGTGTTGTCTGCCCGTTCACGAGCAACGAGTGCTAG
- the trappc13 gene encoding trafficking protein particle complex subunit 13 isoform X1 has protein sequence MDVNQAKQEHLLALKVMRLTKPTLFTNLPVTCEDRDLPGDLFGQLMREDPSTIKGAEALMLGEMLTLPQNFGNIFLGETFSSYISVHNDSNQVVKDILVKADLQTSSQRLNLSASNSAVAELKPERCIDDVIHHEVKEIGTHILVCAVSYTTQYGEKLYFRKFFKFQVLKPLDVKTKFYNAESDLSSVTDEVFLEAQIQNITTSPMFMEKVSLEPSMMYNVTELNTVALGDEGESTFGKMSYLQPMDTRQYLYCLKPKPEYAEKAGVIKGVTVIGKLDIVWKTNLGERGRLQTSQLQRMAPGYGDIRLSLEMIPDTVNLEEPFDIICKITNCSERTMDLELEMCNTRSIHWCGVSGRQLGKLSPGAFLSLPLILLSSVQGLQSISGLRLTDTFLKRTYEYDDIAQVCVVCPFTSNEC, from the exons atgGATGTAAATCAGGCGAAACAGGAACACCTACTTGCATTAAAAG TGATGCGTTTAACTAAACCGACACTCTTCACAAACCTGCCAGTGACATGTGAAGATCGAGATCTGCCAG GGGATTTGTTTGGTCAGCTCATGAGGGAGGACCCCTCCACCATCAAAGGTGCAGAGGCTTTAATGCTGGGAGAGATGCTCACATTACCACAGAACTTTGG AAATATTTTCCTTGGTGAGACCTTCTCCAGTTACATAAGTGTGCACAACGACAGCAACCAAGTTGTGAAGGACATTCTTGTGAAg GCCGATCTACAGACCAGCTCACAGAGGCTCAACCTCTCGGCGTCAAACTCTGCAGTAGCAGAACTCAAACCCGAACGCTGCATTGACGATGTTATCCACCACGAAGTCAAGGAAATAGGAACACACAT CTTAGTTTGCGCCGTCAGTTACACCACTCAGTATGGGGAGAAGCTCTATTTTCGGAAGTTCTTCAAATTCCAG GTTTTGAAGCCGCTGGATGTGAAGACAAAGTTCTACAATGCAGAG aGTGACCTCAGTTCTGTG ACAGATGAAGTGTTCCTGGAGGCCCAGATCCAGAACATCACCACCTCACCGATGTTCATGGAGAAGGTCTCTCTAGAGCCGTCCATGATGTACAACGTCACGGAGCTCAACACGGTCGCATTGGGAGATGAGGG AGAGTCCACATTTGGGAAAATGTCCTACCTGCAGCCCATGGACACGCGGCAGTACCTGTACTGCCTGAAGCCAAAGCCGGAGTATGCGGAGAAGGCCGGCGTCATCAAGGGTGTGACGGTGATAGGCAAGCTCGACATCGTGTGGAAGACCAATCtcggggagagagggaggcttCAGACCAGTCAGCTGCAGAGAATG GCTCCAGGGTACGGAGACATCAGGCTGTCTTTGGAGATGATTCCTGACACCGTCAACCTTGAAGAGCCCTTTGACATTATCTGTAAAATCACCAACTGCAG TGAAAGAACCATGGACCTGGAGCTGGAGATGTGTAACACCAGGTCGATCCACTGGTGTGGTGTATCGGGGCGACAGCTGGGGAAACTTAGTCCCGgtgccttcctctctctgcccctcatACTCCTCTCATCCGTCCAGGGTCTGCAG AGTATTTCCGGATTGagactcacagacacatttctgaAGAGGACGTACGAATACGACGACATCGCGCAAGTGTGTGTTGTCTGCCCGTTCACGAGCAACGAGTGCTAG
- the LOC139301631 gene encoding lysosomal membrane ascorbate-dependent ferrireductase CYB561A3-like, which produces MRPPGWFCATYVLCLCLGFLCLLFVSYWTSRWGGSFSWDGSALQFNWHPILMVSGLVVVYGNAVVVYRLPFTWKQKKLTWKLVHAGLMLLALLLSVLGLCAVFDFHRGLHIPDLYSLHSWVGICTVVMFTLQWLLGLAGFLLPCSPLWFRSTLKPLHIWMGKAILILSVTSCISGINEKLLLTLNGASGEPYNSLPAEAKFANSLGFLIVAFGLVVFGILSTNKWQRPETDSESVHVSADAVTVILLV; this is translated from the exons ATGAGGCCTCCCGGGTGGTTCTGTGCGACCTACGTGCTGTGCCTGTGTCTGGGcttcctctgtctgctgtttgtgaGCTACTGGACCTCACGCTGGGGGGGCAGCTTCTCCTGGGACGGTTCAGCTCTGCAGTTCAACTGGCATCCCATCCTCATGGTGTCTGGGCTGGTGGTCGTGTATGGCAACG CGGTTGTTGTGTATCGCCTACCGTTCACCTGGAAGCAGAAGAAGCTCACCTGGAAGCTGGTGCATGCCGGACTGATGCTGCTGGCTCTGCTCCTGTCCGTCCTGGgcctgtgtgctgtgtttgactTCCACAGAGGCCTCCACATCCCCGACCTGTACTCTCTGCACAGCTGGGTGGGCATCTGTACTGTGGTAATGTTTACATTGCAG TGGCTCCTTGGTCTGGCTGGCTTCTTGCTTCCCTGTTCTCCGCTGTGGTTCCGTAGCACCCTGAAGCCCCTCCATATCTGGATGGGGAAAGCCATCTTGATCCTCAGCGTGACCTCCTGCATCAGTGGTATCAATGAGAAACTGCTTCTTACTCT TAATGGGGCCAGTGGGGAACCTTACAACTCGCTGCCTGCGGAAGCAAAGTTTGCCAATTCCCTCGGCTTCCTCATTGTGGCCTTTGGATTGGTTGTCTTTGGCATCCTGTCCACAAACAAGTGGCAGCGGCCAGAAACAGATAGTGAAAGCGTTCATGTGAGTGCGGATGCCGTAACAGTGATCCTTTTGGTTTGA